A window of the Armatimonadia bacterium genome harbors these coding sequences:
- a CDS encoding glycoside hydrolase family 38 C-terminal domain-containing protein — MSGKLDAQGLAASLNSAAAPQVTALDRFKAEVDFAARLAGTRPEKTEEWGRLLQQAVSLVAEGIKAGKGAEGLVAEAEALLAPLGAAAKEYTIFCCGHAHIDMNWMWTWPETVSVTYDTFSTMDKLMDEFPEFHFSQSQASVYELTRKYAPELFEKIKQRVQAGLWDITASQWVEGDKNLASGEILCRHLLYTRRWFLEHLGIPYDQIKLDWECDTFGHCWTLPGILSRGGVTRYYHHRASGPRLRGMSSGELSQVYWWEGKDGSRILAFDDSPNGYNNEITPRMAHLLLDLERNSGLRCMLWIYGVGDHGGGPTRRHLRAARDMVTWPIFPCVKLASTDDFYTEAERQIAERNLQIPVHKDELNFVFEGCYTSESCIKFANRKGENDLFDTEFAALLAERACGVAYPQEQLNKCWERAMFVQFHDILPGSGVRETVQHAMGLFQENLANTGVIRTRSLRSLADKIDTSALAPAKPGSDQGLGGGAGNDAWWGGVSTLGAGQSGSDPFVVYNPAAFERDELVRLKIWDRELPGGVVVRDSAGNLTAGQVVDKGNYWGHSFVTVAFVARRLPALGWRAYTVEAGEAPADGEGAYIRETGRPIYGLGYVNAQLTNPVVMGNEFLEMTLSAKEGGIVELMDKASGVGIAQSMLPLGALLRQQEAPHGMTAWQLGAIVDEVEPLADGTLRVVQAGPNLAAVQLSGKHNDSDYRLTISLARGSRQINFDLDVNWLERGEPQTGVPVLRACFPVNVTEGKATFEIACGSIERKADGEEAPALNWADVTGMSWEDVDQEIGATVLNDSKYGHRISEDTVQVTLLRSSYDPDPLPEIGRHQIRYAVIPHMAALDVPEATRQGFAFNHPVITVGTTVHEGDLGAEMEGLAVLTPKVMLSGVKKAEDGTGLILRLYEMTGEATSAQVRIAPWLAAAGSPALETDLLERALPESTAKMNGDVLTVTVPAYGITTVRVG, encoded by the coding sequence TTGTCTGGGAAACTCGACGCTCAGGGACTTGCCGCATCACTCAACTCCGCTGCCGCTCCACAGGTTACCGCGCTGGATCGGTTCAAGGCCGAAGTGGACTTCGCTGCCCGACTGGCCGGCACCCGTCCGGAGAAGACCGAGGAATGGGGGAGACTGCTCCAGCAGGCTGTGAGCCTCGTCGCCGAGGGGATCAAGGCCGGCAAGGGCGCCGAAGGTCTGGTCGCTGAGGCTGAGGCCCTTCTTGCGCCCCTGGGTGCCGCGGCCAAGGAGTACACCATCTTCTGCTGCGGTCATGCCCACATCGACATGAACTGGATGTGGACCTGGCCGGAGACCGTGTCGGTCACCTACGATACCTTCTCGACCATGGACAAGCTCATGGACGAGTTCCCGGAGTTCCACTTCTCCCAGAGCCAGGCCTCGGTGTACGAGCTGACCCGCAAGTACGCCCCCGAGCTGTTCGAGAAGATCAAGCAGCGCGTCCAGGCCGGTCTGTGGGACATCACTGCCAGCCAGTGGGTTGAGGGCGACAAGAACCTGGCCTCCGGCGAGATCCTCTGCCGCCATCTGCTCTACACTCGCCGCTGGTTTCTCGAGCACCTGGGAATCCCCTACGATCAGATCAAGCTGGACTGGGAGTGCGACACCTTCGGGCACTGCTGGACGCTCCCGGGTATCCTCTCCCGCGGCGGCGTGACGCGCTACTACCACCATCGCGCCAGCGGGCCTCGGCTGCGTGGCATGTCCAGCGGCGAGCTTTCGCAGGTGTACTGGTGGGAGGGCAAGGACGGCTCGCGGATACTGGCCTTCGACGACTCACCCAACGGCTACAACAACGAGATCACTCCGCGCATGGCGCACCTGCTCCTTGACCTGGAGCGCAACAGCGGGCTGCGCTGCATGCTGTGGATCTACGGCGTTGGCGATCATGGTGGTGGCCCGACCCGACGGCACCTGCGAGCGGCGCGGGACATGGTGACCTGGCCCATCTTCCCGTGCGTGAAGCTGGCGAGCACCGATGACTTCTACACAGAAGCCGAGAGGCAGATCGCGGAGCGGAACCTGCAGATCCCGGTCCACAAGGACGAGCTCAACTTCGTCTTCGAGGGCTGCTACACGTCTGAGAGCTGCATCAAGTTCGCCAACCGCAAAGGCGAGAACGACCTCTTCGACACTGAGTTCGCAGCCCTGCTTGCCGAGAGAGCCTGCGGGGTCGCCTACCCGCAGGAGCAGCTCAACAAGTGCTGGGAACGGGCCATGTTCGTGCAGTTCCACGACATCCTGCCAGGCTCCGGCGTGCGCGAGACGGTGCAGCACGCCATGGGGCTGTTCCAGGAGAACCTGGCCAACACCGGCGTCATCCGCACTCGCAGTCTGCGCTCGCTTGCCGACAAGATCGACACCTCGGCGCTGGCCCCTGCGAAGCCCGGCAGTGATCAGGGCCTCGGCGGCGGTGCCGGCAATGATGCCTGGTGGGGCGGCGTGTCGACTCTTGGCGCAGGCCAGAGCGGCAGCGATCCCTTCGTTGTCTACAATCCGGCCGCCTTCGAGCGCGATGAGCTGGTTCGCCTCAAGATCTGGGACCGCGAGCTTCCCGGTGGCGTGGTCGTCCGCGACAGTGCGGGCAACCTCACAGCCGGGCAGGTCGTCGACAAGGGCAACTACTGGGGTCACTCCTTCGTTACCGTGGCCTTCGTCGCCCGCCGTCTGCCCGCGCTGGGTTGGAGAGCCTACACCGTCGAGGCCGGCGAAGCGCCCGCCGACGGTGAGGGTGCTTACATCCGCGAGACCGGCCGCCCCATCTACGGGCTCGGCTATGTCAATGCGCAGCTCACCAACCCGGTCGTGATGGGCAACGAGTTCCTTGAGATGACCCTCTCTGCCAAGGAGGGTGGCATCGTTGAGCTGATGGACAAGGCCTCCGGCGTCGGCATCGCTCAGTCGATGCTGCCTCTGGGCGCCCTGCTTCGCCAGCAGGAGGCTCCCCACGGGATGACCGCCTGGCAGCTCGGCGCGATCGTCGACGAGGTCGAGCCCCTGGCTGACGGGACGCTGCGTGTGGTCCAGGCCGGTCCGAACCTTGCGGCCGTCCAGCTCAGCGGCAAGCACAACGATTCGGACTACCGGCTGACCATCAGCCTTGCCCGCGGTTCGCGCCAGATCAACTTCGACCTCGACGTGAATTGGCTGGAACGTGGCGAGCCGCAGACGGGTGTGCCCGTCCTGAGGGCGTGCTTCCCGGTCAATGTGACCGAGGGCAAGGCCACCTTCGAGATCGCCTGTGGCTCGATCGAGCGCAAGGCCGACGGCGAAGAGGCCCCCGCACTGAACTGGGCAGACGTCACCGGAATGTCCTGGGAGGACGTGGACCAGGAGATCGGGGCCACGGTTCTGAATGACAGCAAGTACGGTCACCGGATCAGTGAGGATACCGTACAGGTCACACTACTGCGTTCCAGCTACGATCCGGATCCCTTGCCTGAGATTGGCCGCCACCAGATCCGCTACGCGGTCATCCCGCACATGGCGGCTCTGGATGTCCCCGAGGCCACACGGCAGGGCTTCGCCTTCAATCATCCCGTGATCACCGTCGGAACGACCGTCCATGAGGGAGATCTCGGCGCGGAGATGGAGGGCCTTGCCGTCCTGACGCCGAAGGTAATGCTGTCGGGTGTGAAGAAAGCTGAAGACGGCACTGGCCTGATCCTGCGCCTGTACGAGATGACCGGGGAGGCGACGAGCGCCCAGGTGCGGATCGCGCCTTGGCTGGCTGCAGCCGGCTCGCCGGCCCTTGAGACCGACCTTCTGGAGCGTGCCCTGCCGGAGAGCACGGCGAAGATGAATGGCGACGTGCTGACAGTGACCGTTCCGGCCTACGGGATCACGACGGTGCGAGTCGGCTGA